The genomic interval AAGCTGTGGCGGAAGTGATAGTCAAACGTTACAAAAAAGAAAGCTTGATCTTTCCGGCTAGTGACGATCCCAACGACCTCGATGTGGGAAGCGATTTCACAGTCGTCAACAAGATCATCGCTGTTGTTGAAAACCCCGAGCAACTTGCCAAAGAAATTAAAACTGCCTTGGATACCACGCTCGAAACGATGCGACAACGAGCTTACAAAGATATTCCGCGTGATGAGTATTTTGATAAAGACGGCGAAGATCGAGCCATCAAGCAGGTGGCTGACCTGAAAGAGTTTTTCTGGGCGGCTGTCCCCTTGAACGATTATCGAGACAGCCGAGAGCTTGTTGAAGCGATGCTGGCGGCGCGAAAAAACACACGTGATTTTCGCTCGACGAAAGATTGGGCAGACGCTGTGCCGAAATCTTCGCTGGATGGATTACGTGAGTCGGTGATTAAAGACAAAGCCTACGATGATCTGAGCGAGGAAGAGTTGCGTCGCCGCTATCGCGTAAGGCCAGGCGAAAGGCTATGCGGCGTCGGCTTGCTCAAACGGCTGGGAAATTTACGTGAAGACGACAGCTTCTTCAGCACTTCGCACGTGGCTGCCCTCCCTTTGCTCAGTTCGCTTAAGGATGATTGCGAGCCGGTGGTCAAGCAATACATTGAGAAGTTGAAGAAGCACGGTATCAGTGAAACTGACTTGAACGAAGTTCCTTTACCTCCATCGAAGAAAGCTTACCCGAAAGCTTTTCAACGAAACGATGGACATCTGCTTTTCAAGGAAAGGCTGCGTGACTATTTCCCTGGTAAATCCCAAATGGAGAAAGAGAAGCGCAAACTGGCCGAAGATGCGCTGGCTTGCTTCAATAAACAAGCTTTTGGGCAGGACAAAGAACCTCTGGCTTATTACGCCTTGCTGTTGGCTGACGGAGATCGAATGGGTGCGGTCATTGATGCCCAACCCGACAAAGATCGTCATCGCGCCTTGTCACTCAAGCTTAGCGAATTTGCCAAAGGTGTGCGGAAGATTGCCGAGAAT from Acidobacteriota bacterium carries:
- the cas10 gene encoding type III-B CRISPR-associated protein Cas10/Cmr2; translation: MPTQYLMAIAIGPVQEFIATARRSRDLWFGSWLLSQMSKAVAEVIVKRYKKESLIFPASDDPNDLDVGSDFTVVNKIIAVVENPEQLAKEIKTALDTTLETMRQRAYKDIPRDEYFDKDGEDRAIKQVADLKEFFWAAVPLNDYRDSRELVEAMLAARKNTRDFRSTKDWADAVPKSSLDGLRESVIKDKAYDDLSEEELRRRYRVRPGERLCGVGLLKRLGNLREDDSFFSTSHVAALPLLSSLKDDCEPVVKQYIEKLKKHGISETDLNEVPLPPSKKAYPKAFQRNDGHLLFKERLRDYFPGKSQMEKEKRKLAEDALACFNKQAFGQDKEPLAYYALLLADGDRMGAVIDAQPDKDRHRALSLKLSEFAKGVRKIAENEPHHGSLVYSGGDDVLAFLPLHTALDCARALATDFQDKLNEFKDAESKSPTLSVGIAISHHLDPLSDALELARSAEKEAKRVEGKNALCVKVDKRSGEVTTVKGKRGELEERLEYFTLLHIAEAVPDGAAYELRDLAERLKELKDAQQPEAIRILKRKRGGHGQESLDKKVIERLEALVEKVELAELADELIVARLLAAAKEQSGWTVKMAKDKLNEEVEQ